From the Nitrospira sp. genome, the window GTTGATCGTTATTGGCGTGGGCCTGGATACGGCCCAGCAAATTGAATCCCATATGTTGATGCGGAATTACGAGGGATTTTTAGGCAAGGGTATGGCTCCGTTGCGCGGGAGGAGCGGGTAGGGACATGCGGCTTGTGTTTCTCGGTGCTCCGGGTGTTGGGAAAGGTACGCAGGCTGATAAGGCTGCCGTTCAGTATCGCATTCGTAAGATTTCAACCGGTGATTTACTTCGGGAGGCGGTTCGGAATAGGACGCCCCTTGGCCTTGAAGCCAAAGAGCATATGGATCAGGGAAGGTTGGTTCCAGATTCAGTCGTCATAGGACTGGTACGGGAGAAACTTGCTGATTCATCACATGCCAATGGGTTTATTCTCGATGGATTTCCAAGGACGGTTCATCAGGCTGAAGCGCTCGCGAAGGTGCTTGCTGAACGAGGCCTTCAGCTGGATCGAGTGATTCATTTCAGGGTTTCACGAGAAGAAATTGTCAAGCGGTTGAGCGGGCGCCGGAGCTGTCCCAAGTGCCAGGCGACCTATCATGTGGAGTTCGCGCCATCCAAGAGTGGCAATTTCTGTGAACGTTGTGGAGCAGCGTTGGTTCAGCGAAGCGATGATCAGCCGGAAGCGATCGAGATGCGTCTTCGTGTATATGAAGAGCAGACAGCGCCCTTGATCACCTTTTATGAGGACAAGCAAGTTTTGTCGCATCTCAATGGCGCCGAACCGGTTGAGACGGTCTATCACAATCTCGTGAGAGAGCTGACGGCATACCAGACGGCATGATCATTCTGAAAACGCCCTCCGAGATTACGGTGATGGCCGAGGCGTCAAGAGTGGTAGCTGAAGCGCTCGCGATTGTGAGGAAAGCAGTCTGTCCAGGTATCAGCACGGATGAGTTGGACTGTATTGCCGAGGAAGCGATACGGGCCAGGGGGGCAGTTCCAGCGTTCAAAGGCTACCGGAACTATCCCAAGACCCTTTGTGCATCCGTGAACGAACAGGTCGTTCACGGTATCCCTTCGAAGCGAAAGCTAAAGGAGGGGGATATCATCGGATTGGATCTCGGTGCTATTGTGGGTGGGTTCTATGGGGATTCTGCCGTGACGGTAGCGGTTGGGCGGATTCCAGAAGCGACAGAAAAACTGGTTCGAGTGACGGAAGAGGCACTTTATCTTGGGATCAAGCAGGCTGTGGTCGGCAACCGTTTGACAGACATTTCGAACGCTGTGCAACAACATGTCGAATACGCTGGCTACTCGGTTGTCACCGAGTTTGTGGGCCATGGGATTGGTCGGCAATTGCATGAGGAGCCTCAAGTTCCCAACTATGGGAAGCCGAGTCAAGGGCCTCGATTGCAACCAGGTATGGTGCTGGCGATCGAACCAATGGTGAACATGGGTCGGAGTGCCGTGCGTGTGCTTGGGGATCGGTGGACAGCAGTCACGGTAGATGGAAGCCTATCTGCTCACTTCGAACATACGATCGCCGTCCAAGCCAGCGGAGCGCCTCGCATTTTGAGCCAATTGGAGACAACCTAGAGTCGGTTCATCAGGAAAGAATACAGCAGGACGTGGCAAAAGAAGACATTATTGAAGTCCAAGGCTTGGTGGCGGAGACGCTTCCCAACGCCATGTTTCGGGTCAAGCTGGATAACGGCCATGTCATACTGGCTCACATCTCTGGGAAAATGCGGATGCATTTTATCCGTATCCTGCCCGGCGACAAGGTCACGGTGGAAATGTCACCATACGATTTGACCAGGGGCCGCATCACCTATCGCTTCAAGTAACGGGAGTGGCGAATTGTCATGAAGGTCAAATCATCAGTGAAGCCCATATGTGCCAAATGCAAGGTTGTCCGTCGTCGGGGGGTCGTGCGGATTTTATGCAAAAACCCACGCCATAAGCAGCGACAAGGATGAAGAAAAGTGCCGAGCCGTGAGTGTTGAGTTCGGAGCCGGCATTATAGCGGATCCCAATGAGGAGACATTTCACAGCATAGAACTCAACGCTCCGCACTTAGAACTGGAGGGGAGGAATGGCACGTATTGCCGGCATCGATTTGCCACGGAATAAGCGGACGGATATCGGGTTGACCTACATCTATGGAATCGGACGCATGTCGGCTCAGAAGATTCTCAATGAAGCGGGAATCGATGGAGCGGTCCGGGTCAAAGACCTGAGCGAAGATAGGATCGTCAAGTTGCGTGAAATCATCGAACGTGATTACAGGGTCGAAGGAGACCTACGCAAAGAGGTGTCGTTGAATATCAAGCGGTTGGTTGATACGGGGACCTATCGAGGGTTGCGTCATCGCAAAAGCCTGCCGGTCCGCGGACAACGAACCAAAACCAATGCTCGGACACGTAAAGGACGGCGCGCAGGCGTCAGTAGCAAGCCGAGACCCACGGTGACCAAAGGGGCCTCGAGCACCTAGTCTGCAGAAACAGCCGAAGGAGTTCGCATGAGCGTCAAAAAAGGGAAAAAGAAAGAACGTCGGATAGTCCAAAGTGGAGTGGCACATGTTCAGGCCTCATTCAACAATACGATTGTGACTATCACTGACATGAGCGGAAACACGGTGGTGTGGGCAAGCGCAGGCAATCAAGGGTTCAAAGGATCGAGGAAGAGTACCCCCTTTGCTGCTCAGCGAGCCGGGGAGACCGCAGCGCGAAAAGCCATGGAAAGCGGAATGCGGCAAGTCGATGTGTATGTGAATGGACCAGGGTCCGGTCGCGAATCGGCGATCCGTTCACTCCAAGGAGCGGGTTTGCGGATCAATCTGATTCGCGATGTCACGCCGATCCCGCATAATGGTTGTCGACCTCCCAAACGTCGGAGAGTCTAAGGGACGTGAAACGTTAATCGTTAAACGTGAATCGAGGGGCGATTAACGAGTAACGTCTAACGGTTAACGAAGAACGAGGAGGGAGCAGTGGCAAAGTATCGTGGTCCAGTCTGTCGGTTGTGTCGACGAGAAGGGGAGAAGCTGTTTCTCAAAGGCACGCGTTGTATGACGGAAAAGTGCGCGGTCGAGCGCCGGAGTTATCCGCCTGGCCAACATGGGCAGGGGCGACAGCGCACTTCTGACTATAGTCTGCAGCTGCGCGAAAAGCAGAAGCTGCGTCGGATCTACGGCCTTCAGGAACGCCAATTTCGCGGCGTCTTCGAACGTGCAGAACGACAGACCGGCGTTACGGGCGACGCCTTGTTGCGTTTGCTCGAATGTCGCGTGGACAATGTGGCCTATCGATTAGGATTCGGTGCATCGCGCAAGCAAGCTCGCCAGATGGTGAGTCATGGTCATTTCACCATCAATGGTAAGAAGATTACGGTGGCTGGGGCGCTGGTGAAACCGGGAGATGTGATCGAAATTCGTGAACGGAGTCGCGACTTGGCCGCAATCCAGGCGGCATTGGACTCGGTTGACAGTCGAGGCATTCCTGAGTGGCTTGAGCTTGACAAAGGCGCGTTCAAGGGCACTGTTCGCGCGTTGCCGGCCAAGGAGCAAATCGCGTTGCCGGTCAACGAACAGATGGTCGTGGAATTATACTCACGATAGTCTGCTGTTCTGAGCTGGGTTGTTCCGAAATCGGGGGTTATCTCTCGATGTTCTAGTCACTCGATGGTATGGAGGGTGGGTCATGATCAAAGCGATGAAAGACTTTCAGATCCCCATGCGGGTGGAAGTCGACAAGGATGCACATTCTCCCACATTTGGACGATTCACCACGGAAGCGTTTGAACGGGGGTTTGGCACCACAATCGGTAATGCCCTCCGTCGCATATTGTTGTCGTCGCTCACAGGGGCAGCGGTGACCACTGTGAAGATTGAAGGGGTCGTGCACGAGTTTTCGACGATTTCTGGTGTGGCGGAAGATGTCACAGCAATCATTCTGAATATCAAGAGCTTGCGTTTGGCGCTCCACACGGGGAAACCGAAAACGATACGGTTAAAAAAGAAGGGGCCTGGAGAAGCAAAAGGGTCGGACATTCTTCACGATGGCGACGTGACGATTCTGACGCCTGATTTGCATATGGCCACTCTCGACAAGGATGCGACCCTGGACATCGAGATGACGGTGAAACATGGTCGTGGTTACGTGCCAGCCGAGCGTAACAAAGAAGAGGGATTGCCGATCGGGGTGATCGCCATCGATTCCATTTTCTCTCCGATCAGGAGGGTCAATTTCCATGTTGAGAATGCGAGGGTCGGCCGTATGACCGACTATGACAAACTGACGATGGAGATCTGGACCGACGGCACTATCAGCCCTCGCGATGCCCTCTCTACTGGGGCCGGGATATTGCGTGAACATCTGGATATTTTTATCAATCCGGAGGAGCGCAGCGATGGGAAGAGCGAAGCGGGCTACGAGGAATCTCAGCGGGAAGTGAACAAGAATCTCACTCGAAGCGTGAACGAGTTGGAGTTGTCCGTTCGTGCGGCCAATTGTCTGAAGAATGCGAATATCAAGACAATCGCCGACCTTGTGCAAAAGTCGGAAGGTGAGATGCTCAGGACAAAAAACTTCGGGAAAAAATCCCTCAACGAAATTAAAGAAATTCTGTCGGAAATGGGACTTTCGTTAGGAACAAAGATAGAGGTCGGGACTCCACACAATGGAAGCCCAAAAGCTGAATGACGCGTTCCAATCAAGAGGATTACCGTGCGACATAGAAAAAAGGGGCGACAACTTGGGCGGCAGACGAAGCACCGGGGAGCATTG encodes:
- the rpsM gene encoding 30S ribosomal protein S13, which gives rise to MARIAGIDLPRNKRTDIGLTYIYGIGRMSAQKILNEAGIDGAVRVKDLSEDRIVKLREIIERDYRVEGDLRKEVSLNIKRLVDTGTYRGLRHRKSLPVRGQRTKTNARTRKGRRAGVSSKPRPTVTKGASST
- the rpsD gene encoding 30S ribosomal protein S4, which gives rise to MAKYRGPVCRLCRREGEKLFLKGTRCMTEKCAVERRSYPPGQHGQGRQRTSDYSLQLREKQKLRRIYGLQERQFRGVFERAERQTGVTGDALLRLLECRVDNVAYRLGFGASRKQARQMVSHGHFTINGKKITVAGALVKPGDVIEIRERSRDLAAIQAALDSVDSRGIPEWLELDKGAFKGTVRALPAKEQIALPVNEQMVVELYSR
- a CDS encoding DNA-directed RNA polymerase subunit alpha, encoding MIKAMKDFQIPMRVEVDKDAHSPTFGRFTTEAFERGFGTTIGNALRRILLSSLTGAAVTTVKIEGVVHEFSTISGVAEDVTAIILNIKSLRLALHTGKPKTIRLKKKGPGEAKGSDILHDGDVTILTPDLHMATLDKDATLDIEMTVKHGRGYVPAERNKEEGLPIGVIAIDSIFSPIRRVNFHVENARVGRMTDYDKLTMEIWTDGTISPRDALSTGAGILREHLDIFINPEERSDGKSEAGYEESQREVNKNLTRSVNELELSVRAANCLKNANIKTIADLVQKSEGEMLRTKNFGKKSLNEIKEILSEMGLSLGTKIEVGTPHNGSPKAE
- the rpsK gene encoding 30S ribosomal protein S11, producing MSVKKGKKKERRIVQSGVAHVQASFNNTIVTITDMSGNTVVWASAGNQGFKGSRKSTPFAAQRAGETAARKAMESGMRQVDVYVNGPGSGRESAIRSLQGAGLRINLIRDVTPIPHNGCRPPKRRRV
- the map gene encoding type I methionyl aminopeptidase, which codes for MIILKTPSEITVMAEASRVVAEALAIVRKAVCPGISTDELDCIAEEAIRARGAVPAFKGYRNYPKTLCASVNEQVVHGIPSKRKLKEGDIIGLDLGAIVGGFYGDSAVTVAVGRIPEATEKLVRVTEEALYLGIKQAVVGNRLTDISNAVQQHVEYAGYSVVTEFVGHGIGRQLHEEPQVPNYGKPSQGPRLQPGMVLAIEPMVNMGRSAVRVLGDRWTAVTVDGSLSAHFEHTIAVQASGAPRILSQLETT
- a CDS encoding adenylate kinase gives rise to the protein MRLVFLGAPGVGKGTQADKAAVQYRIRKISTGDLLREAVRNRTPLGLEAKEHMDQGRLVPDSVVIGLVREKLADSSHANGFILDGFPRTVHQAEALAKVLAERGLQLDRVIHFRVSREEIVKRLSGRRSCPKCQATYHVEFAPSKSGNFCERCGAALVQRSDDQPEAIEMRLRVYEEQTAPLITFYEDKQVLSHLNGAEPVETVYHNLVRELTAYQTA
- the rpmJ gene encoding 50S ribosomal protein L36 yields the protein MKVKSSVKPICAKCKVVRRRGVVRILCKNPRHKQRQG
- the infA gene encoding translation initiation factor IF-1, producing the protein MAKEDIIEVQGLVAETLPNAMFRVKLDNGHVILAHISGKMRMHFIRILPGDKVTVEMSPYDLTRGRITYRFK